gaccccagggctcggactcgggctaagacccggaagacggcgaactccgctccgcccgaccccagggctcggactcgggctaagacccggaagacggcgaactccgctccgcccgaccccagggctcggactcgggctaagacccggaagacggcgaactccgctccgcccgaccccagggctcggactcgggctaagacccggaagacgacgaaactccgcttcgcccgaccccagggctcggactccgccctggcctcggccggacgacttccgcctcgcccgaccccttggctcgggctcggccacggcaacagaaggcagactcaacctcggcttcggaggaaccctcacgtcgccctgcctagggcacagaccgccacgtcaacaggaggcgccatcatcatcctaccccgaatcgactcgggtcacggagaacaagaccggcgtctcatccggccagctccgccggaggggcaatgatggcgctccacaagctctatgacgacggcggcccccagctctcttacggaagcaggacgacgtcagcggggactcgaccgctccaacagctgtccctccgccaggctccgccgcacctccgacagccacgacatcacgccagcagggtgcccagatctctccggctgccaccttggcatgtacctagggcgctagctctccctccgctagacacgtagcactctgctacaccccccattgtacacctggatcctctccttacgactataaaagggagaaccagggccttctcaggggaggttggccgcgcgggaccgaggacgggacaggcgctctcttggggccgctcgcttccctcacccacgtggacgcttgtaacccccctactgcaagcgcacctgacctgggcgcgggacgaacacgaaggccgcgggacttccacctctctcacgctcgactccggccacctcgcctctccccccttcgcgctcgcccacgcgctcgacccatctgggctggggcacgcagcacactcactcgtcgacttagggaccccctgtctcgaaacgccgacaagtgcggtcttgaagcgcttgatgaaaagcgccatctcatcttcgttgaggccagcggcctccacttgtgccaccttgcttggtaacgtctccctgctgctggttgctttgagggcaacggtttgaggctcgtggatggggagtggaccgtttagagcgtcgtccacatatcgagcctccttcaccatcatgcgcccactcacaaacttcccaagaatctcctcgggcgtcatcttggtgtacctgggattctcacgaataaggttaacaagatgggggtcaattaccgtgaatgaccttagcataagtcggacgacgtcgtggtccgtccatcttgtgcttccatttcaagtgatccgatgatcaacttgaataccacgatttttcctttctttgtctttctcccgtttacgaggaatctccacaacttggagcctctcgcccttacaatgaagatcacaaaagatgtacggaagtaagggaggggagagcaacacacacaagactcaaaacacagcacaatcacgcacacaagtcacaacttgagctcaaaacacaactctcggagttctcaactcaaatggagctcaagtcactatctcaaagaatcaaatgcgcgaagttggagtcttggaggcttagaatgtttcttgaatgcttgggtgcctcctccatgcgcctaggggtcccttttatagccccaaggcagctaggagccgttggaggccaacaaggaaggccaaagttgccttctgtcgggtggtgcaccggagagtccggtgcaccaccggacagccactgttcatgtccggagcgcgatctccttcctattctggcgtagacgaccgttgcagattcgtggcagttggcgcaccggacactgtctggtgccccctgccgaccgttggcgcgggccacacgtcgctcgcggattgcgcggccgaccattgcgctggcgaccgttggctcactagacagtccggtgcaccaccggacagtctggtgaattatagtcgtacgccgccaaattctcccgagagcggcatgttcaccggagtccagcctggcgaaccggacactgtccaatgcaccaccggacagtccggtgtgccagactgagcagagatttggctgcaccgagccaagtcttttggttcttttcttttctctgtttctagcacttagacaaaatatgttagtactcaaaacaatgtactaagtctagaaacataccttgttacatgatttgcatcttttccttgtttggcacataatatttcactcactatgtgttggacacttaatcaccaaaacattatagaaatggcccaagggcacatttccctttaggttatgttgatcatcaaacaccaaaatcatttggttgtgttgtcatcaatcaccaaaaagggggagattgtaaggtaaATGAACCCCGGTCCATttgtctaaatgattttggtgtttgatgatcaacataacctatatatacttcacccaaccggccatttaaaGGTGTGGGAGCACAAGCAACAAACCaagacatattgtagacatttccaagtgctcatacaccctagtgcttaatagaatcacttggtgattagcgttggtgctttgcgaagtgcttaggttagttagatcgcttatgctcttgctctaggtgaatcctagttagttgagtgagtttagaaaaaccacacagcccctcggctcttgcgtgagtcgttgtatttgtaccgagtggggcgagagtcttgcgaggccgtgacaaccgagtttgtgtcacagctgccaccatgtaccggagggaacgaggcccgcagcgtttcggccggaagctcgataatgGAGACGGtgtggagcgtccgagaggagccggaagtggagcaccacttgcgcgtggagaaggcttgtggctctctacggagttactcgatcgaGGTGCTTAGCCCTCGTGTGTgctaccctttgcataggggcaccaacgaggattagtcggaaccttgcgtggttcagaatacctcggtaaaaatactggcgtcatccacgagagtttgcatctcttacTCTTTACctcccgcatttatattaagtatttaagtttcaatattgtctttctagttagattatttaggattgaaacttagactttgcgggagagatagcaacacttagacaaaacctagtttgcacattctagattgtttatttgtatAGATTTTACTCTagtgatttaattgtggcctagtctaGAGAATAGTTTTTAGATGTCCTAATTCACCCTCCCCTCATAGGTGTCACTGTTTCCTTAAGTGCCGTCCAAATATAGAGGACGTCCAACGGCTTAAGTcagtagccgtcggacataagtggTATGTCTAATGGCTACTAGGCCCAGCCGCCGGACTTAGATCTATATTTGATGGCCTTTACAGACCATCGGAATTTACCTTATGTCCGATATATTAAATTGTATGTACCAACCAATTCAACTCAAAAGCTTAAGTTGATAGGAGGAggtggacaattcacttatattatattctaacACTCCCCCTCACGTCGAGTCTTTTTTCAGTCTCTGACGTGGAATATAGGAGCGaacaacaattattttatttaattgtgcTAATCAGGATTCGAACTCGAGACATCTTGCTTTAATATCATATCAAATTGCATGCACCAACCAATTTAATTTAAAAACTTAAGCTGATAGTAAGTGATGGACAACCACTTATATCACGACGGAGTCAATGACAGCCATAGGACATAGGCCTGGTTGTTGGAATTTTCAAGGTTTCCTGTTGTGGTAACGGACCCTGCCAAATGCAAATCTATTGAGAGCTCTCTTTCGTTGTTCTTGATGGTAATTCTTCATGCTCACCATCTCTGCAGAGCTTATTAAAACCTTCCTTATATCGAAGTATTATTGGCGCAGCTTCTGATCCTCAAGACACCAAGTAGGCAGTCTTTGGTTGAAACAATCCTTTCCTCGCTTGAGAATTGCATTTCCGCTTCAGCTTCCTTACATCCAATCCAAACCCCACAAATTAATCTGACGTAACTTTCTTTGGTGAAGGCCTTTATCTGTTACTATCTTCTACATTCTTTGCCATTTTTCTGAGAGAAAGAGCACCGAAATGAACCATACTGAGCACATGTTTCAGTCTACAAGTAAAGTTCAATGAGCTCTTAAAGGAGCAAAAATGTTAGAATGGCATTTCTTGGAATTGTATTCTTGCCactttttgtttcttgttagcaccATTTTTTTCTGCCCTACAAATTCCTTCTGCTTTGAATACCTCTTGGCTTCATTCCTCATTTTGTTCCAGCAATGAATTTATCGAAATAACTTGTTCTCTTTGTCTTTGCCATCATATAAACATAATGCATAACCTATCTGCACATGCAAGAATAAATATAGTTAATATGACTATCGGTGCTCAAGATAAAGTTCATAAAAAATGGCACAACAATGACCTTATATATCGTGAACAGTTCATCCACTTTAATTCCTAAACACAATCTGGTCCTACACCCGTAGAACATTTTTACTTATGCTAAAATAGTAAACCGACACAATCAATTCATCCCTGGAGCTTacaattttattttatttttcctttTTCATTGGTTCAGCCCATTCATTAGTTTCAACTCAACAAATTGACTAGCAAAGTTATCCTCAGCAACATCTCCTATCACATCTTTATTTCACGTCTCCTATCTCATCTTATATTTCAATTTCAATCTCCACTTTATGTCTACAACGCAGATATCTTGCACGGCTATATACGCGATCTGCTGTAAACGGCCTAAGGATTCTTCGACATTAGTTGAGACGGCAACCTTTCGATATACATATAATAAATTAAACGGTGGATACGCTAATATAGTTGTATTACATTTATAAATGCTAACATATCTTATCCCCCGATATTTATATCGCCATAAATAATATGATATCTTACCATTAAAAATCCAAGAATAATAGCCAGTCTTTTTCCTATAAATAGGAGCACTTATGCAGGAATCCACCACAATCGAGCAGTAACAAAGTTTGAGCTGTTGTACCTTCACccaatccacatatagcactacaAAATGGTCACTGGGAAAGTAGCAGTCGTCCTCCTAGCCTGCTGGACGCTAGTTCTCTACCAACCAGTGCTTGGCCGTTTACCGTGTAACAATGATCAGAAGAGAGAGATCCTGCGCGAGTGTGATCCACTGAACTCAACACCTGACTATACTCCATCCCGGCACGGTGCGTGCTGCGTGGCGGTGAGAAAGGTGCCAGGAACCAACATGCTTTGCATTGCCTCCATACTCTCACTTGCTGACAAGGCCAAATACAGTGTAAGGAAGATTCTAGGATTTAGAGATGCATGCGCCCCTTCACATCCACACCATCAGGTAGTTAATACTCGTTCTATCACTTGACAGTCCTTAGACTACAGTGGAGTGTCCTTGTAATAAGCTAACAAGTATTAATCTTGTTTTGTGAGGCAGGTCATGGCCTAAAAGAGTGTAGCTGCCAGCCTGCCATCGCTTATGGAATCATCGTCCAAACATGATGTTGAAATGAGATGTATCTCCGGCTGGTTAATAAAAACCAAGTTATATTAATCCTCTTGTGCCTTCTTGTGATACTAGTTATGTGACCGTGCGTTACCACAGGGATTAAAAATTAGGATAAAACATAGATACGGAATGATaaacatcactatgatatgtAAGATTCGTGTGGCAAAATATCATTGTAACACTAATATTAAATTAAcaatataaatatataaaattACTATAAATACGTCAAATCAATTAAAAGGATACTCAACAACAAACAACCTTTGAACATATTATTGCAAATAAGAAGCTTGCGACTATACTGATGAAGCAAGAATAAAGGTTTCACTCGACAATTCCATTGCTAGAATTGTGAATAGAAGTGTCAGAGGCAATTACAACAGCGAAGGCCTAGCTAAAATAATACAGGGAGGCTACTGCAACAACTACCCAAAACTAGTGAAAGAGACATAAAAACAATGGCAGTATTTAAAACATCCAACAATAATGTCGGTGTTTTGATCCGAGGGTCCTAACCGACAAGTGAATTTATGCTACGTGTCCCGGTCCAGATGTGTGATACAGgacgacacaagatttatcctggttcgggcaagAGACGACCCTACTTCCAGCGTgggggatgagacttatattatcTAGCACCTAGGTGCTCATAGTAGGGGATACAAGTAGGACGAGAGTGGGACAGAGTCCCATGTCTCTAAGAGTGATTGAGGCGAGTGCCAATATCGGGAGTGAAGAGCAAACGGTGAAGTGTTGTCCCAACCCTCCTGAGGACCCTGGACTCCTCCTTTTATAGCTGCAAGGGGAAGCCTAGGAGTACAAGGGTTGTCGTGATGCCTTTGTGTTTAGAGGGGATGAACCCGAGCCCCTGTAGCGGTATGGGGCGACAGGATGGCCCTTGTCCTGGACGTTGTCTTTGATCGGGAGAAGGACGTCCGATCCCTGTAACCTATGCTTTGACCGAGTAGagagccgaggccggggtcggggctCGGACGCATACCCGAGTCTATCCTTGTCAGGGGCGCGGATGAGACATTTGTAAGTATATCGAGTCGTAGTGGTTGAAATAGCACTCAACATGGTGAAAAGTGAATGGTAATCTGGCTCGTGCATCATCAGGGATGGCAGAAAACATATTGGACACTGGTCTTGTGATTTCTGTAGCCATCCCATCTTCAGCGGGGAAGGTGAGAGGGTCGGCGGTGTCGTGCCTTTCTCTGTTGGTGCTGTtggccgaggccgggctcgggcgatacAAAGATTTCTCCCGAGGGCGAGGACGGGTCGGGACAAGGATACGCAGTCGTACCTGGAGTGGTTGGAATAGCAATCGGAGTGGTCTCCTGCGGGATTCGCGGGAGGGGTTCTTGGCATTTAATGCGCTTCTGCCAGGGCAGTCGGCCGAGGTCGAGCCCAGGTGAGGCAGAgttttctcctgaggccgaggttgtGACCAGTCATCGCATGTCCTGCTCGGAGTTGTTGAAACAGTGATCGGAGTGGGGAAACAGTGTCCCGTATTCGCGCTCGCGCATCGTTGTTGGCGTTGAAAGTAGATTAGACCATTGTCGCACCATTCTTTATTGACTTTGGCGTCTTCAGCGAGGCAGGTGTTTGTACAATGTGCATTAAACAAGCACGTCCGGAGGTTCTGAGAATTTGGTCGAGGCCGAGCTCGCACCTGGACTTCGCTCGAGATGCCCTCGGGCGAGGTGGATGTGTGTTTTCCGCACAAGGGTGTTATCGGGTGAGTCGTAGATCCATACAGGTGTAGCGTTCGCTCGAGGTTGGGCTTAGGCGAAGAGTAGTTGTGCGGCTGGCGTGCGGAGCCTCAAGCGAATCGTGATTTCGGCCCTGCTTGTCCTTGGAGGTCAACGAGCATGTCTTGCTTTGTGATTCCTTGATACTCGGGAGTCTTGGTGTGtttatgtaacaccctgaatttgggggtataagattacttttctaatatccaccaaattcaggtgttaccctctcttttccttactgttcttttctttttttctaaataACAGAGAATTATTTGTTATATATTGGTGTAAGCCTAGTGAAGTGAGTCCTAGAGGTGCTTTAGTTGTTTCATTCATGCCGTTGCaaagtgtttctaagtgcaaaaggtgtttgaaacatgttaatatacCCTGCAGAATTCTTCGGTAAATTGTCATATTTATTTTCTGAGTATTTTCTTAGTTTCCGAAAATCaaaatatatttatttgagaCACCAAAAATATTTTAGAAACTCTAAATATTTTATTTGTGTTCTTTGAGTGCCTTAATTTTTAATTAATTTACTTTGGCTTTAATTCCCAAAAAAAgaaggtgaggatttctttgatacttattcacctgtggctcgattgaccacaattcgtgtgctactttctctggctgcctctcatggtcttcttgtccatcaaatggatgttaagacagcattcctaaatggagagctagatgaggaaatctacatggagcagccagctgggtttgtagcaaacggtcaagaaggcatggtgtgtaaattattgaaatatttgtatggcctaaaacaagcacctaaacaATGGCATAAAAGGTTTGATAGAACTTTGACATCTGCTGGCTTTGTTGTGAAAGAAGCAGACAAATGTgtatattatcggtatggtggggacgATGGAGTAATTTTATGcatgtatgttgatgacattctaatcttggggacaagtcttgatgtgattaaagagatcaaaattaataacaacacccacaatgcaatgcacatgacaaattaagtttaattccataatttaaccatgtgagtgtccgagccgctcatgaccatgagcacgactgatataccagttttacactctacagaggttgcacatctttacccacaagtcgtgttacccatttgccacggggttgatcggaccccatacacctctactgaggaAGCGAGAcacggtagcactacgaggccttccaaagttccactagttcgagaatacCCACTATGGTTTCAGgatgaaggaagcataggaatccctcgtctggacTGTCATCGCAGCAGTTCgaaccgagaacctccctatactctagcagcgacgcctccccgcttgcccctttcgggtaaggtaatctctccctagctttcctaattacttggccaaaggcgtcccattccacccttgtcgtAGCACTATTTTacagggtggttctccatgttccagttaacatgatggtcttatcatgaacaataattaaaacaacaacataattggaacatgatcataataaaacattagtttcccaaaaccaggtagaacaatagcaaatctacccaatagttcatttatttgcaaggtgggggataaacaatgctagagaaccctattaggtcccatcaaattaacctgagcatgtcacagtgattaacaggaacattattaggtaaagaagagtgatcaagggcacaacttacctcagactcgagattcccatgtaccaacttggtcttcaaatgactcgtaacctcgctgctactcgtagcaaagCAAACAGACATAGTATATGCAATTATTAACATCGCACTATACATGAGAACATACAACATAATAATGTTCTACGTATCGTAACGAGATCGCGGGTTCGAGAACCAccaaattcggagttacagttataAAGTCATGATTTTTCGAAGGTTTAAGTGTCTACTATAAAGCAAAGGAGGTACAAGATTTTAATCATAGGTTTCATGGTAATAcaaagttactagatgataaataaTATTAATGTGAGATTAATTCAACTGAAATGGATAAAAAAGGAGTTAAAACgaattacttatgaattaaacaagcttctggaattattttatactaaaaatcattttctgatTTAATTCTGAATCTATACTACTATTATGTGAGCATTGTAGGCGTCCACTATCGCGCGGTGCACGTTCTGCCGCTCCGCTCACGCCCGCGGCCTCCCGCAGCCGCGATTCCGGCCGCGCTTACCTTCCATCCCCGCCACGCTCATCCTCCGCGCAGCCACAGCCGCGATTCCCGCCACCCCGCCGCGCTCACCTTCCAGCCCGCGGCAGAGTGCTCCCCCGCACCTTCCATCCTCCACGCCTGACTCCTCTGTTCCCAGCGCTGGATGTGTCCCTCCCGCagcgccccgccccgcccgcgcATCCCTCCCGGCCGCCAAGCCCGCTTCCCGAGGCCGCATCCAGCGCTGCCCGCGGCCTATTCCATCCCGCAATTACCGCTCGCGCAAGGGTTTCCATCCCGCGGCCGCATCCAGCGCTGCCGGCGGCCGATTCCATCGCACCCCGCCCCGACTCCTACCCAGATGCCGGCCATGGCCAGCGGCGGCGCGCGGCCGGAGGAGGTGTTGCCCGCACCAACGGTGTCGGCGTCTACGTCGAGCTGCATGGGGACGAGGGCGGAGGAGCTGACGGCGAGGCTGGCGGCCGCAGGGCCCTCCCCGGGCGCCGGTGCCGGCGGAGAGGAGGTGGAGCACGAGCGCGTCCGCGCGCTGCGCGAGATCAAGAACCAGATCATCGGAAACCGGACCAAGAAGCTGCTCTACCTCCGCCTGGGCGCTGTGCCCGCAGTCGTGTCGGCGTTGGCGGATCCCGGAGCCTCGCCGGCTGCGCTCGTGCAGGCGGCGGCCGCGGCGGGGATCTTTGCGTGCGGCGTCGAAGACTGCGCGCGCCGTGCTGGCCGCCGGCGCTGTGGGGCACCTCACTCGGCTCCTCGCTCACCCCGACGAGAAGGTAGTGGAGATGCCATATGAGTCATACCATTGTGAGCACtggtcaatggcagtggagataaATTACTTAATTCATTCCTTTTTTTGTAAGGAGTTACTCAATTTGTTAGCAGTTCTCTTTATGGAAGTCTGCTTCCTACGGCTCTGCTCATGTCCTGGTTGGAAAAGTCAAATATTCTAAACCCTTTCTGAGTATATGTATATCCATGTGTAGCTATGTTTTTACCAAATATTTTGAACCCTTTTTGAGTATATGTATATCCATGTGTAGCTATGTTTTTACCGTTAGATCCAAAGAATCATCAGGGCTTGACC
This portion of the Zea mays cultivar B73 chromosome 2, Zm-B73-REFERENCE-NAM-5.0, whole genome shotgun sequence genome encodes:
- the LOC118476431 gene encoding uncharacterized protein, with protein sequence MVTGKVAVVLLACWTLVLYQPVLGRLPCNNDQKREILRECDPLNSTPDYTPSRHGACCVAVRKVPGTNMLCIASILSLADKAKYSVRKILGFRDACAPSHPHHQVMA